A window from Dehalococcoidales bacterium encodes these proteins:
- a CDS encoding histidinol dehydrogenase gives MKIIEGFQSVREALSRRAAKETPDALAREQSVRQIIDDVRRQGDAALFDYTLKFDGVSLTSLEVSKEAVSNAHKHVDAGLVSALKLASERICSFHTAQKKALGDGFSQNGLRQLVRPLERVGVYVPGGTARYPSTVLMT, from the coding sequence GTGAAGATTATTGAAGGTTTTCAGTCGGTCAGAGAAGCCCTGTCCCGGCGGGCGGCGAAAGAAACGCCGGATGCACTCGCCCGTGAGCAGTCGGTCAGACAAATCATCGATGACGTGCGCCGCCAGGGTGATGCCGCCCTCTTTGACTACACCCTGAAGTTTGACGGGGTCAGTTTGACCTCTCTGGAGGTCTCAAAAGAGGCGGTAAGCAATGCTCACAAGCATGTTGATGCCGGTCTGGTGTCCGCTCTCAAGCTGGCATCGGAAAGAATATGCTCCTTCCACACCGCCCAGAAAAAGGCTCTCGGTGACGGGTTTTCGCAAAACGGATTGAGGCAACTGGTACGCCCGTTGGAGCGTGTCGGCGTTTATGTGCCCGGCGGGACTGCCCGCTATCCGTCGACGGTGCTGATGACG
- the hisG gene encoding ATP phosphoribosyltransferase, with product MKIALPKGRLLPGTAALLERADWGLSSYQEGMRSYRLTSLRFPDLFAKVFHEKDIPVQVAVGNYDLGICGLDWVEELLVKYPSSALVKIRKLGYGEGALYVVAARGGVVSDPEEIQGREELIRLASEYPNLAESFALERRLRRFSVFPLWGAAEAYPPDSADLALISGGVNEESFNHGLVPVSDVLAFSAVIIANKDSWETKDLSRVLASLDGGLPGVEKRSMPVAAGRERTPGAYPAPQEVTDDAVRLALPDGHQQSPTVKLLNKAGMKIDDYPSATGNRRPSPAMEGVTAKVIRPQDMPLQVANGNFDLAITGKDWLTEHLYQFPSSPVTELLDLKFGWVKIVAVVCNDLPVTEVAELKSVFAGRGMPIRVASEYINIADKCARDNHLGRYRVVPTWGATEAFLPEDADLLIENTETGGTIARHNLKIIDTMFESTARLIGNRDSVSSPAKRQRIKSITEILRKAVED from the coding sequence ATGAAAATAGCGTTACCTAAAGGCCGTCTCCTGCCCGGGACGGCGGCCTTACTGGAGAGGGCGGACTGGGGGCTGAGCTCATATCAGGAGGGAATGCGTTCCTATCGCCTGACGTCCCTCCGCTTCCCTGACCTTTTCGCCAAGGTATTCCACGAGAAGGATATCCCAGTCCAGGTTGCCGTGGGTAATTATGACCTGGGAATATGCGGACTGGACTGGGTGGAAGAGCTTCTGGTTAAATACCCGAGTTCGGCTCTGGTCAAGATCAGGAAGCTGGGTTACGGTGAGGGCGCCCTGTACGTGGTTGCCGCGAGGGGTGGAGTGGTATCAGACCCGGAGGAAATACAGGGGCGGGAGGAACTGATACGGCTGGCCAGCGAATACCCTAATCTGGCCGAATCTTTCGCCCTGGAGCGCCGGCTGCGGCGGTTCAGTGTTTTCCCCCTGTGGGGGGCCGCCGAGGCTTATCCGCCGGATAGCGCTGACTTGGCGCTGATTTCCGGGGGGGTAAATGAAGAGTCTTTTAATCATGGACTGGTGCCGGTGAGCGATGTCCTCGCTTTCAGCGCCGTTATTATCGCCAATAAGGATAGCTGGGAGACCAAAGACCTCAGCCGGGTACTGGCTTCTCTCGATGGCGGGCTACCCGGCGTGGAGAAGCGCTCTATGCCGGTGGCTGCCGGAAGGGAGAGAACACCCGGAGCATATCCTGCTCCTCAGGAGGTGACTGATGATGCCGTCCGGCTGGCTTTGCCGGACGGACACCAGCAGTCACCCACGGTTAAGCTTTTGAATAAAGCGGGCATGAAAATTGATGATTATCCGTCGGCAACGGGCAACCGCCGTCCCTCTCCCGCCATGGAAGGGGTCACAGCTAAGGTCATCAGGCCCCAGGATATGCCCCTGCAGGTGGCTAACGGCAACTTCGATCTGGCTATTACCGGCAAAGACTGGCTGACAGAGCATCTTTACCAGTTCCCGTCCAGCCCGGTGACCGAGCTTCTCGACCTTAAATTCGGCTGGGTAAAAATCGTGGCTGTGGTCTGTAATGACCTGCCGGTCACTGAGGTTGCCGAATTAAAGTCGGTCTTCGCCGGGCGGGGAATGCCCATCCGGGTAGCCTCGGAGTACATTAATATCGCCGATAAATGCGCCCGTGACAATCACCTCGGCAGGTACCGGGTGGTGCCTACCTGGGGAGCTACCGAGGCCTTTCTGCCGGAGGATGCCGACCTGCTCATCGAAAATACGGAGACCGGGGGTACTATCGCCCGGCACAACCTCAAAATCATTGACACTATGTTTGAGTCGACGGCCCGCCTCATCGGGAACCGGGACAGCGTCAGCAGTCCGGCGAAGAGGCAGAGGATAAAGTCGATTACCGAGATCTTGCGTAAAGCCGTAGAAGATTAA
- a CDS encoding ATP phosphoribosyltransferase regulatory subunit has product MPEQRCKGTCDLSPDEMRRFRLLEGLFRDCCQGRGYEEVRTPTLEYLHLFTSIGTLTPGRLRRVYSFLDWDGWSGERVVLRPDGTIPIARFYIDTMADRDVAKLFYVTNVFSFEETGKETREKWQCGTELIGAGSTVADVELVTLALEVLRKAGLKDIELRLSHAGLIKALLSKFGLSHGEQDRVFDRILDGDLSALVEAKPENPEPGRALAPLLDMKGRSSGFLKNLRALFNHDLPELEASLDNFIETVNLIESLGFSYQIDITSGRGFEYYTGMMFQLFAGDEHVGGGGRYDALIPLMGGRDVPASGFALYLDRLMNLIEPEPPAGSHLQGVLIKVESGSDLLKDGFRLADSIREAGYTAEVYLGGQPPANRRWVLDIKGAVPPLVLMEQLSQKKFELNSADEVLAVLGEKPG; this is encoded by the coding sequence ATGCCAGAGCAAAGGTGTAAAGGAACTTGTGACCTGTCTCCTGATGAAATGAGAAGGTTCCGGTTGCTTGAGGGATTATTCAGGGACTGCTGTCAGGGGCGTGGGTATGAAGAGGTCAGGACTCCTACCCTTGAGTATCTGCACCTGTTCACCTCAATCGGGACACTCACCCCCGGCCGGCTGCGCCGGGTATATTCCTTCCTTGACTGGGACGGCTGGAGCGGGGAAAGAGTGGTACTGAGGCCTGACGGGACGATACCGATCGCCCGGTTTTACATTGATACCATGGCTGATAGAGATGTGGCCAAGCTCTTTTATGTGACCAATGTCTTCAGTTTTGAGGAGACAGGAAAAGAGACCAGGGAGAAATGGCAGTGCGGGACGGAGCTTATCGGGGCCGGTTCCACGGTGGCGGATGTAGAGCTGGTGACGCTGGCCCTGGAAGTCTTGCGCAAAGCCGGGCTTAAAGACATCGAGCTGAGGCTGTCGCATGCCGGGCTGATAAAGGCATTGCTGTCTAAATTCGGGCTGAGTCACGGTGAGCAAGACAGGGTGTTTGACCGGATTCTGGACGGGGATTTATCCGCGCTGGTTGAGGCAAAACCGGAAAACCCTGAGCCGGGCCGGGCTTTGGCCCCTTTACTGGATATGAAAGGAAGGTCATCCGGTTTCCTGAAAAACCTGAGGGCGCTTTTTAATCATGATTTACCTGAGCTCGAAGCCTCTCTGGATAATTTTATCGAAACCGTTAATCTTATCGAATCGCTGGGCTTCAGCTATCAAATTGATATCACTTCGGGACGGGGCTTTGAGTACTATACCGGCATGATGTTCCAGCTTTTTGCCGGTGACGAGCATGTTGGCGGCGGCGGCAGGTATGATGCCCTGATTCCGCTGATGGGCGGGCGAGATGTCCCGGCTTCAGGCTTCGCTCTCTATCTTGACCGTCTGATGAACCTGATCGAGCCGGAACCTCCAGCGGGTAGCCATCTTCAAGGGGTGCTGATCAAGGTCGAGTCCGGAAGCGACCTGTTAAAAGACGGTTTTCGGCTGGCTGATTCTATCCGCGAAGCCGGTTATACCGCCGAGGTGTACCTGGGTGGTCAACCTCCGGCTAACCGGCGCTGGGTGCTGGATATTAAGGGTGCTGTTCCACCACTGGTACTGATGGAACAGCTCAGCCAGAAGAAGTTTGAGCTTAACAGTGCGGATGAAGTGCTGGCGGTTCTGGGAGAGAAGCCGGGTTGA